One window from the genome of Candidatus Tiamatella incendiivivens encodes:
- a CDS encoding MFS transporter — translation MKLTGKLQLPMVTIGFLLGIVGGISWATMAPYLRGLGFTGKMYGLYGGLNVLTLAVVTFIAGPLSDRYGGRIVSLVGVIFSGIGFIILSQGTVSLIYTAALINGIGGGLLYTGVTVLLSRTGLDKDMHYRFSYFSASQTLGGGIGSFLGWAPVYASRIMGLSLVEAYEDTFFILGILTILSFPLPLTVREERLEGGGKGFFSGFHGLGAFWWIAIVNALIGFAAAMSIHNIDYYFTVKYNVNSGLLGSVFGVQQLIMAFIMVAMPHISDRVGGPLKLYLVVSYSSIPLLVLITLTNNYTLASSFFITRSILMNVANPLFQSFSLSLVPFEKRGVASSLMSLSWTLPAGFGRMVGGYLFDINLELPLRLTAGIYTISLSILAILFYPSKRASERINGIKNNTKSPKVLG, via the coding sequence ATGAAGCTTACCGGTAAACTTCAGCTTCCAATGGTTACGATAGGCTTTCTGCTTGGTATAGTTGGAGGTATTTCCTGGGCTACAATGGCACCTTATCTGAGAGGGTTAGGTTTCACTGGTAAGATGTACGGGCTTTATGGTGGGCTAAATGTTCTAACTCTTGCAGTAGTAACATTCATAGCTGGGCCTCTCAGCGATAGGTATGGAGGCAGGATTGTTAGTCTAGTTGGAGTAATCTTTTCTGGAATAGGGTTCATCATACTAAGCCAGGGTACTGTCTCGTTAATTTATACAGCTGCTTTAATCAATGGGATAGGAGGAGGTCTGCTTTATACTGGTGTAACTGTTCTACTATCTAGAACGGGCTTGGATAAAGACATGCATTATAGGTTCAGCTATTTCTCTGCTAGCCAGACTTTAGGGGGAGGAATTGGAAGCTTCCTTGGGTGGGCTCCAGTTTACGCGTCCCGTATTATGGGACTATCTCTTGTAGAAGCATACGAGGACACCTTCTTTATTCTAGGCATATTAACGATTCTATCATTTCCATTGCCTTTAACTGTTAGAGAGGAGAGGTTAGAAGGTGGGGGGAAAGGCTTCTTCTCAGGTTTCCATGGTTTAGGAGCATTTTGGTGGATTGCTATAGTGAATGCTTTGATAGGGTTTGCCGCAGCTATGAGCATCCATAATATAGACTATTATTTTACCGTGAAGTACAATGTTAACAGCGGGCTCCTTGGAAGCGTCTTCGGTGTTCAACAGTTAATAATGGCGTTCATAATGGTCGCTATGCCACATATATCAGACAGAGTCGGTGGTCCTTTGAAGCTTTACCTGGTGGTATCGTACTCTAGTATACCTTTACTCGTCTTGATCACTTTAACGAATAACTATACTCTGGCTAGTAGCTTCTTTATAACTAGAAGTATACTTATGAATGTAGCGAATCCATTGTTCCAGTCATTCTCCTTGAGCCTAGTGCCTTTCGAGAAAAGGGGAGTAGCAAGTAGCTTAATGAGCCTCTCATGGACTCTTCCAGCTGGTTTCGGCAGGATGGTAGGAGGATATTTATTCGATATTAATCTGGAGCTTCCATTGAGATTGACTGCTGGTATTTATACTATTTCACTTTCAATCTTAGCTATACTATTTTACCCTTCCAAGCGAGCTAGTGAGAGAATTAATGGAATTAAAAACAATACGAAATCCCCCAAGGTCTTAGGCTAA
- the amrS gene encoding AmmeMemoRadiSam system radical SAM enzyme encodes MPKDLRGKPYVREADFWEPVEGKPGYVKCNLCHKRCIIAPGKYGACGVRKNIDGRLYTMVYGLVSAAHLDPIEKKPLMHFYPGSSTFSIATVGCNFYCKFCQNWELSQSRLEEGLYGVYMPPEKVVEEALSLGADGITYTYNEPTIFFEFLYDTAKLAKQHGLYNTMVTNGYMTPEAVRKLGSLMDAATVDLKGGGNKEFYRKIMGVWNPEPIYETILEMDREGWFLEITNLVVPEIGDKPEDIRKLARWVRDNLGEETPFHLLRFHPDYKLRNLPATPLETLEKLAKIAVEEGLKHVYVGNIWGHRLENTYCPKCGYLVIERYGFYITAWRLEKGNKCPNCGYKLNIRGEFRGDLRRPRFGLF; translated from the coding sequence TTGCCAAAGGATCTCAGAGGGAAGCCCTATGTTCGTGAAGCAGATTTCTGGGAGCCGGTAGAAGGTAAGCCCGGCTATGTAAAGTGTAATCTATGTCACAAGAGGTGCATTATAGCCCCTGGAAAATATGGAGCTTGCGGTGTTAGAAAGAATATCGATGGGAGATTATATACTATGGTCTACGGACTAGTTTCAGCGGCTCACTTGGATCCCATTGAGAAGAAGCCTCTCATGCACTTCTACCCTGGAAGCTCCACTTTCAGCATAGCTACTGTAGGCTGTAACTTCTACTGTAAATTCTGTCAGAACTGGGAGCTCAGCCAGTCTAGACTGGAAGAAGGATTGTATGGTGTTTATATGCCTCCTGAGAAGGTGGTTGAAGAGGCTTTATCCCTAGGTGCTGACGGGATAACTTATACATACAATGAGCCTACTATTTTCTTCGAATTCCTATATGATACTGCGAAGCTAGCTAAACAGCATGGCCTCTATAATACAATGGTTACCAATGGTTATATGACTCCTGAAGCGGTTAGAAAGCTAGGTAGCTTGATGGATGCTGCAACCGTAGACCTGAAGGGAGGAGGTAACAAGGAGTTTTACCGTAAGATTATGGGTGTATGGAATCCTGAGCCTATCTATGAAACTATCTTAGAGATGGATAGAGAAGGCTGGTTTCTAGAGATTACAAACCTTGTTGTGCCTGAGATAGGCGATAAACCAGAGGACATTAGGAAACTGGCAAGATGGGTTAGGGACAATCTGGGGGAGGAAACTCCTTTCCACCTGCTGAGGTTTCACCCTGACTATAAACTGAGAAATCTTCCTGCTACACCACTTGAGACATTGGAGAAGCTTGCTAAAATTGCGGTGGAGGAAGGTTTGAAGCATGTTTACGTGGGTAACATATGGGGACATAGATTAGAGAATACGTACTGCCCGAAATGCGGTTATCTGGTTATTGAAAGGTATGGATTCTATATAACTGCTTGGCGACTGGAGAAAGGTAATAAGTGCCCTAATTGCGGTTACAAGCTAAATATCAGGGGAGAGTTCAGAGGGGATTTGAGGAGACCTAGGTTCGGTTTATTCTAA